One part of the Parambassis ranga chromosome 8, fParRan2.1, whole genome shotgun sequence genome encodes these proteins:
- the ramp2 gene encoding receptor activity-modifying protein 2 isoform X3, with amino-acid sequence MKGALGFIGVFLSFLSDAIGGSTLPFVCGTNSPKCVDYCHLCYDFYEQPTMECLSQLVEVLCLFNFEAAMESLNSTDWCVWGNVNSLYSNVSFCTEEISDCLLIPWPNPLVEQIFVDIHSKFFKDCPTEELSDPPPAIIFALVITPICLIPVMVSLVVLKTKNGDGSS; translated from the exons atgaaGGGAGCACTTGGTTTCATTGGGGTattcctctcctttctctccg ATGCCATTGGAGGCTCTACTTTGCCATTTG TTTGTGGAACTAATTCTCCCAAATGTGTCGACTACTGCCATTTATGTTATGATTTTTATGAACAACCAACAATGGAATGCCTCTCCCAACTGGTCgaggttttgtgtttgttcaaTTTTGAGGCTGCAATGGAATCACTAAACAGCACTGACTGGTGCGTTTGGGGTAATGTGAACAG TTTGTACAGCAACGTAAGCTTCTGCACAGAGGAGATCTCTGACTGTCTCCTGATCCCATGGCCCAACCCTCTGGTGGAGCAGATCTTTGTGGACATTCACTCTAAGTTTTTTAAGGATTGCCCCACAGAGGAGCTGAGTGACCCACCTCCAGCCATCATCTTCGCCCTGGTGATCACTCCCATCTGCCTGATCCCCGTCATGGTCAGCCTGGTGGTGCTCAAGACCAAAAATGGAGACGGAAGTTCCTGA